Within the Enterobacter bugandensis genome, the region TGTATCGGCTGCGGCTGCCTGTCCCGTAGCGACTGCCCGCTACGTAACCCTGGCGACAGGCTGGGCGAGCAGGGGACCGGGGCGCGACTGCTGGAGGAGGATTGAGTTCTTGCGGCAAAAAGCATAATAAAGAACTAAAGCGCCACTAAGGGCGCTTTAGTTTTTCCCGGTCTTTGTCTTTCTCTCTATCCCGCTGGTTCACGGGAGGGTTTCCCCCGACATCAGCACCCCTCGTGTCGAGCTGGTTGGGGAGGTTCCGGATTGTGCTGACACTTTAATTCTATGCAAGACCCGTTTTTTCGCCAGCCGCGCTAGCCGTTTTTTAGACGAAATTTTTTCGCGGTGTTGTTCGATTTTCTATAGTTAAAAAGTATGAATAACAGGAGAAAATCATGCTCACGGTACATCACCTTAACCAGTCGCGCTCGCACCGCGTGATCTGGGCGCTGGAAGAGCTCGCCCTGCCTTATGAGATTGTTCACTACCAGCGCGAAAAGAACATGCTGGCACCCGACTCCCTCAAAAAGGTGCATCCGTTGGGCAAATCGCCGGTCATTGAAGATAACGGGCTGATCCTTGCGGAGTCAGGCGCCATTCTGGAGTATCTGCAGGAAACCTATGATGCCGAATCGCGGCTGAAGCCTTTAGACCCCGCGCATAAGGTGCAATACCGCTTCTGGCTGCATTACGCAGAAGGGTCGCTGATGCCGCTGCTGCTCATGAAGCTGGTCTTCAGCAGCCTGGGCAAGCCGCCCGTGCCGTTTGGCATCCGAACGCTGGGCAAGGCGCTGGGGCAGGGGGTACAGAAAGCGTATCTCAACCCCCAGCTGGAGACCCATGCGCGCTTTATTGACTCACATCTTGCTAAAAACAGCTGGTTTGCCGGAGAGACGTTAAGCATGGCCGACATTCAGATGAGCTTCCCCCTCTTTGCCCTGCTGGCGCGCGGCGGCATTGCTAATCTGCCGCATATTCAGGCATGGAAGCAAAAAGTGGAAACGAGTCCTGGCTGGCAAAGAACCCTGCAACAAGGTGGCCCGTTAACGATCCCGGGCGAGGATTGAAATGTAAACAAATTGCGCATAGACGATAACGTTTGCGCATCCTCTGTTTATTTCTTCATCGTCATAAGTGAATTTTAGCGAAAAACGACAAAGTTCAGTTGAAAA harbors:
- a CDS encoding glutathione S-transferase family protein, whose protein sequence is MLTVHHLNQSRSHRVIWALEELALPYEIVHYQREKNMLAPDSLKKVHPLGKSPVIEDNGLILAESGAILEYLQETYDAESRLKPLDPAHKVQYRFWLHYAEGSLMPLLLMKLVFSSLGKPPVPFGIRTLGKALGQGVQKAYLNPQLETHARFIDSHLAKNSWFAGETLSMADIQMSFPLFALLARGGIANLPHIQAWKQKVETSPGWQRTLQQGGPLTIPGED